The DNA region CATTGCGTATGAATGCAATGGAAAAACGTATCAGGAATATCCTCTTTCGCCGGAGGTATTGAAAAACTGCAAACCGGTTTACGAAACGGTATCCGGCTGGAAAGCAGATACATCTCAGGCAAAATGTTTGGACGATTTTCCGAAAAATGCCAAAGCCTATTTGGATGCGATTTCAGCATTTGTGGGAGCAGGTATCCGGCTTGTTTCGGTAGGGGCGGGCCGCGACCAAACGGTACAGATCAATTCGGCCGGGTAGAATCGGGATAATCGCTTTTATAAGGGGGGAACGCACTGGGCGGTATTCGTGCCGAATTTTCACATAATTTTTGTTGACATCTGGTATTAAATTTTGTATATTTACTGTGCTTATTTTTGCGGGGGCCAGTAGCTCAGTCGGTAGAGCAGCGGCCTTTTAAGCCGTTGGTCGGAGGTTCGAATCCTCCCTGGCTCACAATTAAACTGCCCCCTCTCGGGGCTTTTTAAGTTTAAATGGCTCTTTCCGTGAAGGAAACATTGGTTCCGGGAAGAGAAGCGAAGGACCAAGCGCCCCTAGCTTGCATGGCAGAGCAATCCGCCTGAGGCGGATAGGTTCAAGGGGGGAAACAGAAGCGCCCATAGCTCAATTGGCAGAGCAACGGACTCTTAATCCGTAGGTTCAAGGTTCGATTCCTTGTGGGCGCACAAGGAAGAAGCGGAGGCTTCCCCCAAAAGGGAAGCCTTTTTCTGTTTTAGGAGGAAACAATGGACGAGGGATCCTATTGGGTGTACGTGTTGGAATTGGGTAATGGTCGGAGGTATGTGGGACAGACGAACAATCTGGAGCGGCGGTTGGCGGAGCATCGTTCAGGGCGGAGCCGGTTTACGCGGAAGTACGAGGTGGTGAGGGTGTTGTACCGTGAGGAATGCGGGAGTCGGTCAGAGGCCTTGAAGCGGGAGAAGTTTTTGAAGAGTGGAAAAGGTCGGGAGTGGTTAAAGGTTCGCTTGGCAGAGCAATCCGCCTGAGGCGGATAGGTTCAAGGTTCGATTCCTTGTGGGCGCACAAGGAAGAAGCGGAGGCTTCCCCCAAAAGGGAAGCCTCTTTCTGTTTTGGGAGGAAACAATGGACGAGGGATCCTATTG from Calditrichota bacterium includes:
- a CDS encoding GIY-YIG nuclease family protein yields the protein MDEGSYWVYVLELGNGRRYVGQTNNLERRLAEHRSGRSRFTRKYEVVRVLYREECGSRSEALKREKFLKSGKGREWLKVRLAEQSA